The following are from one region of the Corynebacterium hindlerae genome:
- the murG gene encoding undecaprenyldiphospho-muramoylpentapeptide beta-N-acetylglucosaminyltransferase produces the protein MTHSGLSVVVAGGGTAGHIEPALAVADALVAEHGARVVALGTPKGLERELVPARGFDLEMIPPVPVPRKPSLALAKLPFRVIKAVQQTRAILKKVDADVVVGFGGYVSAPAYIAAKLNKIPFVIHEANARAGMANKLGVRLGGIGLNAVEDSGMKGEVVGVPIHAALTEPPSWEKRNAAYAKWGLDPEKKTLLVTGGSQGARSINTALSACVRDIVDAGFQVLHAYGKKNAAPETFPGYVAVPYIETMGLAYSIADLVVSRAGAMTVAEVTAAGIPALYVPLPHGNGEQALNATPVVDAGGAQLINDTELTGELLKDTVIALLRDDDLRSHMVRAAQATGFGEAATAIAQIVADVAKK, from the coding sequence ATGACGCATTCCGGACTTTCCGTAGTTGTTGCCGGTGGCGGTACTGCCGGCCATATCGAACCTGCGCTTGCGGTTGCTGATGCCTTGGTGGCAGAACACGGCGCGCGAGTGGTTGCCCTGGGGACCCCCAAGGGCCTGGAACGGGAACTGGTTCCGGCGCGCGGGTTTGACCTGGAGATGATTCCCCCAGTTCCGGTACCACGCAAACCTAGTCTTGCGCTGGCGAAACTCCCATTTCGTGTGATCAAGGCCGTGCAGCAAACACGTGCGATCTTGAAGAAAGTTGATGCCGATGTAGTGGTAGGTTTCGGCGGCTACGTGTCTGCTCCGGCATATATCGCGGCGAAGCTGAACAAGATTCCATTCGTCATTCATGAAGCCAACGCCCGGGCTGGTATGGCCAACAAACTCGGGGTTCGGCTTGGTGGCATTGGCCTCAACGCTGTGGAAGATTCCGGGATGAAAGGTGAAGTGGTGGGCGTGCCGATCCATGCCGCGCTGACCGAACCACCGAGCTGGGAAAAACGCAATGCGGCCTACGCCAAATGGGGGCTGGATCCGGAAAAGAAAACCTTGCTGGTCACGGGTGGGTCACAGGGGGCGCGGTCGATCAATACCGCACTCAGTGCCTGCGTTCGTGACATTGTCGATGCCGGATTCCAAGTCCTCCACGCCTATGGCAAGAAGAATGCCGCACCCGAGACCTTCCCCGGATATGTGGCCGTGCCGTACATCGAGACGATGGGGCTCGCCTATTCCATTGCGGACTTGGTCGTCAGCCGAGCCGGTGCCATGACGGTAGCGGAGGTAACAGCTGCCGGGATCCCGGCACTGTACGTGCCGTTGCCTCACGGCAACGGTGAACAGGCTCTGAACGCCACTCCCGTGGTTGATGCAGGTGGTGCGCAGCTCATCAATGACACTGAGTTGACCGGAGAACTGCTGAAAGACACCGTCATTGCGTTGCTCCGGGACGATGACTTGCGGTCACACATGGTACGGGCAGCACAGGCCACCGGTTTCGGTGAGGCTGCCACAGCCATCGCGCAAATTGTGGCCGATGTGGCGAAGAAGTAA
- the murD gene encoding UDP-N-acetylmuramoyl-L-alanine--D-glutamate ligase — protein MTMTVLPQEIQGEVLITGAGVSGAGCARMLAELGVSVTVADDDETARLRLAEAVSVKHLCVAQARARLRDFQLVVTSPGWNPRTAVLADAHAAGIPVIGDVELAWRLDQAGVFGEPHTWVAITGTNGKTTTTAMTTAMLQAGGLAAASVGNIGVAIGDALQAPERIDVLVAELSSFQLHWSHSLRPAVGCVLNIADDHIDWHGSFLEYAGAKAKALLAEVAVFGADDPAVVAQVQQLEASRQLSDTRKVGFTLGKPGADQLGIVDKQLVDNAFAADEVLASATGISPAGPAGQLDALAAAAIARALGVSGEAIATALANFEVAGHRGQIVHEHGGVTFVDNSKATNPHAADAAMRGLDSIIWIAGGQLKDADVSELVRTHAAQIKHAVLLGVDKQLLADALRDVRPDLPITLIQSSDPEEAMTDAVRAAADTMAAGDVVLLAPAAASLDMYTGMGQRGDMFAAAARAIAS, from the coding sequence ATGACCATGACCGTTTTGCCACAGGAAATACAAGGTGAGGTGCTGATCACCGGCGCCGGTGTTTCCGGAGCGGGATGTGCACGGATGCTCGCGGAACTGGGGGTTTCCGTCACCGTTGCTGATGATGACGAAACCGCCCGGCTGCGGCTGGCGGAGGCCGTGAGCGTCAAACACCTGTGCGTGGCGCAAGCAAGGGCGCGCCTGCGAGACTTTCAGTTGGTGGTGACGTCGCCGGGATGGAACCCGCGTACCGCTGTGCTTGCCGATGCCCACGCTGCCGGGATCCCCGTTATTGGCGATGTCGAGCTAGCTTGGCGCTTGGACCAGGCTGGAGTCTTCGGCGAGCCGCACACCTGGGTTGCTATCACCGGTACCAACGGGAAAACCACCACCACCGCCATGACCACGGCCATGCTACAGGCAGGTGGCCTAGCAGCGGCTTCGGTAGGCAATATCGGGGTGGCCATCGGCGACGCACTTCAGGCCCCGGAGCGTATCGACGTGTTGGTGGCAGAACTATCAAGCTTTCAGCTGCACTGGTCACATTCGCTGCGGCCGGCGGTCGGCTGCGTGCTCAATATTGCCGACGACCACATTGATTGGCACGGCTCCTTCCTGGAATATGCTGGGGCCAAAGCGAAGGCGTTGCTGGCAGAAGTAGCGGTCTTTGGAGCTGATGATCCCGCGGTTGTGGCGCAAGTTCAGCAGCTGGAGGCTTCACGCCAGCTCTCCGATACCCGGAAAGTGGGCTTCACGCTCGGGAAGCCGGGTGCGGACCAGCTGGGGATCGTCGATAAGCAGCTCGTGGACAATGCCTTCGCAGCAGATGAGGTGCTAGCCTCGGCCACCGGAATTTCCCCTGCGGGCCCGGCGGGACAACTCGATGCGCTGGCAGCTGCCGCGATCGCCCGTGCTTTGGGCGTGTCCGGCGAGGCGATTGCCACAGCACTCGCCAATTTCGAGGTGGCCGGTCACCGGGGCCAGATCGTTCATGAGCACGGTGGCGTCACCTTTGTAGACAACTCCAAAGCCACGAACCCGCATGCGGCCGATGCCGCGATGCGCGGTCTGGACAGCATCATTTGGATCGCCGGCGGGCAGCTCAAAGACGCCGACGTCAGCGAACTCGTGCGCACCCATGCTGCGCAGATTAAGCATGCGGTGCTGCTGGGCGTCGATAAGCAGCTGCTTGCCGACGCCCTCCGCGACGTTCGCCCCGACCTACCGATCACCCTGATTCAATCGTCCGACCCTGAGGAAGCAATGACGGACGCAGTGCGTGCCGCAGCCGACACCATGGCCGCTGGCGACGTAGTGTTACTGGCACCAGCTGCTGCATCGCTGGACATGTACACCGGGATGGGACAGCGAGGCGACATGTTCGCTGCCGCCGCCCGCGCGATAGCTTCCTAA
- the mraY gene encoding phospho-N-acetylmuramoyl-pentapeptide-transferase, translated as MTQIIISGAVSFLVAIFMTPLLIRYFSAEGLGQEIREDGPRSHMRKRGTPTMGGIAILTGIVVAYLVANLYAFYTGTQAFTASGLIVLLLTVALGGLGFADDYIKLAMGRNLGLNKTAKLVGQLVIALAFGFAVLQFPDDNGLTPGSTHLSFLRDIDTFDIAVGGPIIGTVIFLVFIYILISAWSNAVNLTDGLDGLAAGTTAMVMGAYTVITFWQFRNSCDVTVEPGCFAVRDPLDLAILAAAGLGACTGFLWWNAAPAKIFMGDTGSLALGGLVAGLSVASRTELLMVVIGALFVIEAASVVIQVAVFRTRGTRFFRMAPFHHHFENGGWAETTVVIRFWLLTAMACMAGLALFYGDWLANARV; from the coding sequence GTGACTCAGATCATTATTAGCGGAGCAGTGAGCTTTCTCGTTGCTATTTTCATGACTCCGTTGTTGATCCGATACTTCAGCGCCGAGGGCCTAGGCCAAGAGATCCGTGAGGACGGACCCCGTTCACACATGCGCAAGCGCGGTACCCCAACGATGGGTGGCATCGCAATTCTGACTGGCATCGTGGTCGCCTATCTGGTGGCGAACCTTTATGCGTTTTACACCGGCACACAGGCATTTACTGCGTCCGGCCTCATCGTGCTGTTGCTCACTGTTGCACTGGGCGGGCTCGGTTTCGCCGATGACTACATCAAACTGGCAATGGGCCGGAACTTGGGGCTGAACAAGACTGCGAAACTGGTGGGCCAGCTCGTTATCGCGCTTGCTTTTGGGTTTGCTGTGTTGCAGTTCCCGGATGACAACGGCTTAACTCCAGGGTCCACTCATTTGTCCTTCCTTCGTGATATCGACACGTTTGACATCGCCGTCGGTGGCCCCATTATCGGCACGGTTATCTTCTTGGTGTTCATCTATATTCTGATTTCGGCGTGGTCTAATGCGGTGAACCTGACCGATGGGCTGGATGGCCTAGCAGCTGGTACGACCGCGATGGTGATGGGCGCCTACACCGTCATCACGTTCTGGCAGTTCCGTAACTCCTGCGACGTGACGGTGGAACCAGGTTGTTTCGCGGTTCGTGACCCGCTTGACCTTGCGATCCTGGCAGCGGCCGGCCTGGGGGCGTGTACAGGCTTCCTGTGGTGGAATGCCGCCCCGGCAAAGATCTTCATGGGCGACACCGGTTCCTTGGCGCTGGGTGGTTTGGTCGCTGGCCTGTCGGTGGCGTCCCGAACCGAGCTGCTCATGGTGGTCATTGGCGCGCTGTTTGTGATCGAGGCTGCGTCCGTGGTCATTCAGGTGGCCGTGTTCCGTACTCGTGGCACTCGTTTCTTCCGGATGGCTCCGTTCCACCACCACTTCGAAAACGGCGGTTGGGCTGAAACCACAGTGGTGATCCGATTCTGGTTGCTGACGGCCATGGCCTGCATGGCGGGCTTGGCATTGTTCTATGGCGACTGGCTTGCGAACGCGAGGGTATGA
- a CDS encoding FtsW/RodA/SpoVE family cell cycle protein, producing MTAPEQAPRQGVWHRVTGVWSDLSARPLASYTMIMLAVGFLTVLGVTMVFSSSMTWSVIDGNSVWATATRQATMVVAGIVAMWMAMRIRPVTVRRFAPWIMLLAVLLLIAVLIPGIGTGRAEVGSQSWIVVGPIRLQPSEFAKVAIAIWGAAFLGVSDELIAANKRFGVFTFVSALMTLLIIAEGDIGMALTFLGTVGFVLLFAGVSIQYVVGAAALVIVGLVGLVMRGGFRSQRFVVYFDALFGRFEDTRATSFQSYQGFLSLADGSATGVGVGQSRAKWFYLPEAKNDFIFAIIGEELGLWGGAMVILAFLCLAYFGMKVAMKSQNKFMSLLAASISAGVVAQAFINIGYVIGLLPVTGIQLPMLSAGGTSAIITLASMGLLASCARHEPEAISAMQNYGRPLLDRLLFLKEPDLAAVEGTTGVRSKAKSAPRREPVVGRPTTRNEARNSTGGSVDHRSEKRRQDRRQQARTRQYQSPRGARPERRRSS from the coding sequence ATGACAGCGCCCGAACAAGCCCCACGTCAAGGCGTGTGGCACAGAGTGACTGGCGTGTGGAGCGATCTCAGTGCGCGCCCCCTAGCGAGCTACACCATGATCATGCTCGCCGTGGGTTTCCTCACCGTGCTGGGCGTGACAATGGTGTTCAGCTCCTCCATGACCTGGTCCGTCATCGACGGTAACTCCGTGTGGGCCACCGCGACCCGCCAGGCCACCATGGTGGTAGCCGGCATCGTGGCGATGTGGATGGCGATGCGAATCCGGCCGGTCACCGTTCGGAGATTCGCCCCTTGGATCATGCTGCTGGCGGTGCTGCTCTTGATCGCGGTGCTCATCCCAGGAATTGGTACCGGCCGAGCAGAAGTGGGATCACAATCGTGGATCGTAGTCGGGCCGATTCGATTGCAGCCTTCGGAGTTTGCCAAGGTGGCGATCGCGATCTGGGGCGCGGCCTTCCTGGGAGTGTCCGACGAACTGATCGCAGCGAACAAACGCTTTGGCGTGTTCACCTTTGTCTCCGCGCTTATGACGCTGCTTATCATCGCGGAAGGCGATATCGGCATGGCCCTCACCTTCCTCGGGACCGTGGGCTTTGTCCTGCTCTTTGCTGGTGTGAGCATCCAGTACGTAGTGGGGGCGGCCGCCCTCGTGATCGTGGGGCTCGTTGGATTGGTGATGCGCGGTGGTTTCCGATCGCAACGCTTCGTGGTCTACTTCGATGCCCTATTTGGTCGCTTTGAAGATACCCGCGCGACGTCGTTCCAGTCCTACCAAGGGTTCCTGTCTCTCGCTGATGGCTCCGCCACAGGAGTCGGGGTGGGCCAGTCCCGCGCCAAGTGGTTCTACCTGCCAGAAGCGAAAAACGACTTCATCTTCGCCATCATCGGCGAAGAACTCGGGCTGTGGGGCGGCGCGATGGTGATCCTCGCGTTCCTGTGCCTGGCGTACTTCGGGATGAAGGTAGCCATGAAATCACAAAACAAATTCATGTCGCTGCTCGCTGCGTCCATTAGTGCGGGTGTGGTGGCGCAGGCCTTTATCAACATCGGGTACGTCATTGGGCTGCTGCCCGTGACCGGTATTCAGCTGCCTATGCTCTCGGCCGGTGGTACCTCGGCGATCATCACCCTGGCTTCCATGGGGCTGCTGGCTAGCTGCGCCCGTCACGAACCCGAAGCGATTTCCGCGATGCAGAACTACGGCCGTCCGCTCCTGGACCGGTTACTGTTTTTGAAGGAACCAGACTTGGCCGCGGTGGAAGGCACAACCGGCGTACGTTCGAAGGCGAAATCCGCGCCGCGCCGGGAACCAGTGGTGGGGCGTCCCACTACGCGAAACGAGGCCCGTAACTCAACCGGTGGTAGCGTCGATCACAGAAGTGAGAAGCGTCGGCAGGATCGCCGGCAACAAGCGCGCACACGGCAATATCAGTCGCCTCGTGGCGCGCGCCCAGAGCGCAGGAGGAGTAGCTGA
- a CDS encoding UDP-N-acetylmuramoyl-L-alanyl-D-glutamate--2,6-diaminopimelate ligase, which translates to MSITVNELVTLSQGRLCGDSTPNLSFSHITLNSTELNDGSLFAALPGLHVHGAQHAEGTPAAAILTDEDGYQILRDKAETRPVIVAPDIRAVLGEISAAVFGHPSHELQVLGVTGTSGKTTTTYLLEAGLIAEGHKVGLIGTTGTRINGVAVPTKLTTPEAPKLQELFRMMVDEGCTHVVMEVSSHAISLGRIAGTRFAVGGFTNLSQDHLDFHNTMEEYFEAKAGFFHVGSPLRAERAVVMVDDEWGRKIAEIAGAGTVTVSATGDAEVSVGEVQTNAAGFQEFALLIDGRSHRIQLALPGQFNVANAALAVAIAATAGSDVEKFSAGISEVGVPGRMERIDEGQDFLAVVDYAHKPAAVAAVLESVKAQTKGRVGVVLGAGGDRDATKRPLMGAAAVNIADYVLVTDDNPRSEDPALIRSAVMEGAKNALATVTHNPVVEEIGDRGQAIIAAVEWAQPGDAIIVAGKGHENGQLVAGVNHPFDDREHVRDALRARAERSGA; encoded by the coding sequence ATGTCCATCACAGTGAACGAGTTGGTCACTCTCAGCCAGGGCCGCTTGTGTGGCGACAGCACCCCGAATCTTAGCTTCAGCCACATCACGTTGAACTCCACGGAGCTTAACGATGGATCCTTGTTTGCCGCGCTACCGGGCCTGCATGTGCATGGTGCACAGCATGCGGAAGGAACTCCGGCTGCTGCGATCCTGACTGATGAGGACGGCTACCAGATTCTCCGGGACAAGGCCGAGACTCGTCCGGTGATTGTGGCCCCCGATATTCGTGCCGTGCTGGGTGAAATCAGCGCAGCGGTGTTCGGCCACCCGTCCCATGAACTGCAGGTGTTGGGCGTGACGGGCACGTCAGGTAAAACCACCACGACGTACCTGCTTGAGGCAGGACTCATCGCCGAAGGCCACAAGGTGGGGCTGATCGGAACCACAGGAACACGGATCAATGGGGTGGCAGTGCCCACTAAACTCACGACGCCGGAAGCCCCGAAGCTGCAGGAGCTGTTCCGCATGATGGTGGACGAGGGATGCACGCACGTGGTCATGGAAGTATCCAGCCACGCCATTTCCCTGGGGCGCATCGCCGGCACCCGGTTCGCGGTCGGTGGCTTTACTAACCTGTCGCAAGATCACCTGGACTTCCACAACACGATGGAGGAGTACTTCGAGGCCAAGGCTGGTTTCTTCCACGTCGGTTCGCCACTGCGGGCTGAGCGGGCGGTGGTCATGGTTGATGACGAGTGGGGTCGCAAGATCGCCGAGATCGCGGGCGCAGGAACGGTGACGGTGTCCGCGACAGGTGACGCGGAGGTGAGCGTCGGCGAGGTGCAGACGAACGCGGCGGGGTTCCAGGAATTTGCCCTGCTTATCGACGGCCGGTCCCACCGCATCCAGCTCGCCCTACCGGGGCAGTTCAACGTGGCTAACGCCGCGTTAGCAGTGGCGATCGCGGCTACCGCCGGCAGCGATGTGGAAAAATTCAGCGCCGGGATCTCCGAAGTGGGTGTTCCAGGGCGCATGGAGCGCATTGATGAGGGCCAAGACTTCCTCGCCGTGGTGGACTACGCGCACAAGCCCGCTGCCGTAGCAGCGGTGCTGGAGAGCGTGAAGGCCCAAACGAAGGGTCGGGTGGGCGTTGTTCTGGGCGCCGGCGGCGATCGAGACGCCACCAAGCGCCCATTGATGGGTGCGGCTGCCGTGAACATCGCTGACTACGTGCTCGTAACTGACGACAATCCTCGCTCTGAAGATCCTGCCCTCATTAGATCCGCCGTGATGGAAGGCGCGAAGAACGCCCTCGCCACCGTCACCCACAACCCGGTAGTGGAGGAGATCGGCGATCGTGGCCAAGCCATCATCGCGGCCGTTGAATGGGCACAGCCGGGTGACGCCATTATTGTGGCAGGTAAAGGCCATGAAAATGGTCAATTGGTTGCGGGTGTCAACCACCCGTTTGATGATCGGGAACATGTCCGGGACGCGCTGCGTGCCCGGGCGGAACGAAGCGGAGCTTAG
- a CDS encoding UDP-N-acetylmuramoyl-tripeptide--D-alanyl-D-alanine ligase encodes MIQLNVTEIAQAVGGTLAGGVDPAAMVTSSVEFDSRKITPGSLFVALPGQRVDGHDFAGAAVEAGAVAVLAAHDVGVPAIIVPATEVPASNADAFAMAGDKAQEMASVLAAMGKLARLVIDKCVAEQQLTVVGVTGSAGKTSTKDLLATVLARAGETVAPPGSFNNEIGHPYTALRVDEQTKFLVSEMSARGIGHIAHLAEIAPPSIGVVLNVGSAHLGEFGSRENIARAKGELVEALPKQGLAVLNADDEFVSAMASRTAARVVSTSLSGPADFYATDIRLDEVARASFRLHHKGEPQSYPVKLQVFGEHQVSNALAAAAVGVAAGLSTAEVADALSSHRNASANRMDVRTREDGVTIINDSYNANPDSMRAGIAALAYTAHGRVECTSWAVLGQMGELGEDAVAEHEAVAEVLEKMRIDRLVVVGVDVNSHVLATSAEQRGITTMTVDSADAAVNVVDRELRPGDVVLVKASNSARLWRVAEGLLGTPNAH; translated from the coding sequence ATGATTCAGCTCAACGTGACAGAGATAGCGCAGGCGGTTGGGGGCACCCTCGCCGGTGGTGTGGATCCAGCAGCGATGGTGACATCCAGCGTGGAATTTGATTCCCGCAAGATCACACCGGGGTCCTTGTTCGTTGCACTTCCGGGACAGCGGGTGGACGGCCATGACTTCGCCGGCGCCGCCGTGGAGGCGGGCGCGGTGGCCGTACTCGCGGCACACGACGTGGGTGTTCCGGCAATTATCGTGCCAGCGACCGAAGTACCGGCGTCTAACGCCGATGCTTTTGCTATGGCTGGGGATAAGGCCCAAGAAATGGCATCAGTGCTGGCAGCCATGGGTAAACTGGCTCGCCTGGTGATAGATAAGTGCGTAGCCGAGCAGCAGCTGACCGTGGTGGGAGTGACCGGTTCGGCAGGTAAAACGTCCACCAAGGATTTGTTGGCTACCGTGCTAGCACGGGCGGGGGAGACTGTCGCACCTCCCGGCTCCTTTAACAACGAAATCGGGCACCCCTACACCGCACTCCGGGTAGACGAGCAGACTAAGTTCTTGGTGTCTGAAATGTCAGCGCGGGGGATTGGGCATATTGCGCATCTGGCAGAGATCGCACCGCCATCCATCGGCGTGGTGTTGAATGTCGGCTCAGCACACCTCGGCGAATTCGGCAGCCGGGAGAACATCGCCCGGGCGAAAGGCGAGCTGGTAGAAGCATTGCCGAAACAAGGCCTCGCGGTGCTCAACGCCGATGACGAGTTCGTCTCGGCTATGGCGTCGCGTACCGCAGCACGAGTAGTGTCCACGTCGTTAAGCGGGCCTGCAGACTTTTATGCCACGGATATTCGCCTGGATGAGGTTGCTCGCGCCAGCTTCCGTCTTCACCACAAGGGAGAGCCGCAGTCATACCCGGTCAAACTGCAGGTTTTTGGGGAGCATCAAGTCTCCAATGCCCTCGCAGCAGCAGCCGTCGGAGTGGCAGCGGGGCTCAGCACGGCAGAGGTTGCGGATGCGCTGTCCTCTCACCGCAATGCCTCGGCTAACCGCATGGATGTGCGCACCCGGGAAGACGGGGTCACGATCATTAACGATTCGTACAACGCCAACCCAGATTCCATGCGCGCCGGGATCGCGGCTCTCGCGTACACAGCACACGGTCGCGTAGAGTGCACCAGCTGGGCGGTACTCGGCCAGATGGGTGAGCTCGGCGAGGACGCGGTGGCGGAGCATGAAGCCGTGGCAGAAGTATTGGAGAAGATGCGAATTGACCGGCTCGTTGTGGTTGGGGTAGATGTCAACAGTCATGTCTTAGCCACTTCTGCGGAACAACGGGGTATAACTACCATGACTGTTGATTCCGCGGACGCTGCAGTGAATGTGGTCGACCGTGAGCTGCGGCCAGGGGATGTTGTCCTGGTCAAGGCATCAAATTCGGCTCGGTTGTGGCGCGTCGCGGAAGGTCTGCTTGGCACGCCTAACGCTCACTAA
- a CDS encoding peptidoglycan D,D-transpeptidase FtsI family protein, translating into MTPPRNGRSHERATSPSGRGYSSRDLSADRVAADARREAAEKSNARRNISFGASFRPHLHDAPESRTRRRLSIARGTAVVIAAVLIARLGWVQIVWGPEFQAKAEAQRTRVFVDPARRGAITDHEGDLLAYTMQARSLTVSPIRLRQELREQARQQLAIDGELSKIPKEQLDGVLNDKLSKKFDQMATEIPKIISESGASASKVNPDEIKDKLTADTHYEVLVRNVDPDVAAQIASTFHGVAADHQDIRQYPNGAIAENIVGKISMDGEGQFGLEASSDALLAGVDGRRTQDYSADGQAIPGTNRDQIPATDGSKIQLTLDLDLQTYVQQQLEQAKASSKAKEASAVVLDAKTGEILAMANTDTIDPMGDIAKQIEKGKSFDNPAVTHPFEPGSVAKIITAAAAIEMGLTTPDEVLTVPGSIHMSGVTVRDAWDHGDVNYTTTGVFGKSSNVGTLMLADRVGEDAFAEYLEKFGLGRTTGVELPSESEGLVPARSQWSGGTFANLPIGQGMSMTLLQMTSIYQTMANGGERIEPRIVKQVTNPDGSVQEQPAPVRTRVVSEQTARVVTDMFRSVTQSDPTGVQQGTGTGAAIEGYQVSGKTGTAQKVDPVTQAYSNSKYWITFAGLAPADDPRFVIGIMLDEPERGVHGEGGQSSAPLFHDIGSWLLNRDNVPLSRPVEGSLILQAN; encoded by the coding sequence ATGACCCCGCCTCGAAACGGTCGGTCACATGAACGTGCTACCTCACCCTCCGGCAGAGGGTATTCGTCTCGTGATCTGTCAGCAGACCGGGTAGCTGCGGATGCGCGTCGTGAAGCTGCGGAAAAATCCAACGCACGGCGAAACATCTCCTTCGGCGCAAGCTTTCGACCGCACCTTCACGACGCCCCGGAGTCTCGCACCCGGCGCCGCCTCAGCATCGCACGAGGCACGGCCGTAGTGATCGCCGCGGTGCTAATCGCACGTTTGGGCTGGGTACAGATCGTGTGGGGCCCTGAGTTCCAAGCGAAGGCGGAAGCGCAACGCACGCGTGTCTTCGTCGATCCCGCACGACGTGGTGCAATTACTGATCATGAAGGCGATCTGCTGGCCTACACGATGCAGGCGCGCTCGTTGACGGTATCGCCGATTCGACTGCGCCAGGAGCTCCGGGAGCAGGCGCGACAGCAACTCGCCATCGACGGCGAGTTGTCGAAGATCCCGAAAGAGCAATTAGACGGGGTGCTGAACGACAAGCTGTCGAAGAAGTTCGACCAGATGGCGACCGAGATCCCGAAGATCATCAGCGAATCTGGGGCGTCGGCATCCAAAGTGAATCCCGACGAGATCAAAGACAAGCTCACAGCGGACACCCACTATGAAGTGCTGGTCCGTAACGTAGACCCGGACGTGGCGGCGCAGATCGCGTCGACGTTCCACGGTGTAGCAGCGGACCACCAGGACATTCGGCAATACCCGAACGGTGCCATCGCGGAAAACATCGTGGGCAAGATTTCCATGGATGGTGAAGGACAGTTTGGGCTGGAAGCAAGCTCTGACGCTTTACTAGCCGGGGTTGATGGGCGACGAACTCAGGATTACTCAGCGGACGGCCAGGCTATCCCCGGCACGAATCGCGATCAGATTCCGGCTACCGACGGGTCGAAGATCCAGCTCACCCTGGACCTTGATCTACAAACGTATGTGCAGCAGCAGCTTGAGCAGGCCAAGGCGAGTTCGAAGGCGAAGGAAGCCTCCGCGGTGGTGCTCGATGCCAAAACCGGTGAGATCCTCGCGATGGCGAACACGGACACGATTGACCCGATGGGGGATATTGCGAAGCAGATTGAGAAAGGCAAGAGCTTTGACAATCCTGCAGTAACGCACCCCTTCGAGCCTGGTTCGGTAGCCAAGATCATCACGGCAGCGGCGGCAATTGAGATGGGCCTGACTACACCGGATGAGGTACTTACGGTCCCCGGATCGATCCACATGTCCGGTGTGACGGTGCGTGACGCGTGGGATCACGGCGATGTTAATTACACCACCACGGGTGTGTTTGGTAAGTCCTCTAACGTCGGAACGCTCATGTTGGCAGACCGCGTTGGGGAGGACGCGTTTGCGGAGTACCTGGAAAAGTTCGGACTCGGTCGCACGACCGGAGTGGAGCTGCCGAGCGAATCGGAAGGCCTGGTGCCAGCGCGTTCGCAGTGGTCGGGCGGTACTTTTGCGAACCTGCCGATCGGGCAGGGCATGTCGATGACACTGCTGCAGATGACCAGCATTTACCAGACCATGGCTAATGGAGGTGAGCGGATTGAACCGCGCATCGTGAAACAAGTGACGAACCCGGATGGCTCGGTGCAGGAACAGCCGGCGCCAGTGCGCACGCGTGTTGTCAGTGAGCAGACTGCGCGGGTGGTGACCGACATGTTCCGGTCGGTGACGCAAAGCGACCCGACGGGTGTGCAGCAGGGTACTGGTACCGGCGCTGCCATCGAGGGATACCAGGTATCTGGCAAGACCGGTACTGCGCAGAAGGTTGACCCCGTGACGCAGGCGTATTCCAACAGTAAGTACTGGATCACGTTCGCCGGTCTGGCTCCTGCGGATGACCCGCGGTTTGTCATTGGCATCATGCTGGACGAGCCAGAGCGGGGCGTCCACGGGGAAGGCGGCCAGAGCTCCGCCCCGCTATTCCACGACATTGGCTCTTGGCTTCTGAATCGCGACAATGTGCCACTATCCCGGCCGGTCGAAGGTTCACTAATTTTACAGGCAAATTAA